CACAAGGGTGAGCTCTCATTGGCAGGAAAGATTCATCCTAAGGCGGAGCCGGAGATCTTTTTTGTGACTCATAAGGAGCTTTCGGGGAAGATTTCGGTGGCGGAGGCGATGTCGGCGTGTAGCGAAGTGGGTGTGGCTCTCGAGATTTTGGACTCTCGCTTTCGTGGATTTAAGTATTTTGCTTTGCCCGATGTGGTTGCAGATAATTCGTCGTCGGCATTTTTTGTTTTAGGCGATCGAAAACCTGTGGCTTCCGTAAAAGAGATTAAAAATCTCCGAATCACCATTGAACTCAATGACGATGTGGCGTCAGAGGCTAAAGGTGACGCGATCCTGGGCGATCCTTGGTTATCTTTATGTGAGCTCGTGTCTTTACTCTCTCAAGAAAACAAAGCTCTCCCGGCCGGCAGTATTGTTTTGGCGGGCGCCGCGACTCAGGCGATTCAGCTTGAACCGAACATGCGCATTTGTGCTAGACTGGATTCCATAGGAACTGCGGAGTTTATTGTTCGAAACTAAATCTCCTTCCGCAAAATACTTTATGCGATATTTGCTGCTTTTGATTTTCAGTGGGAGTTTTTTTTCGACCAGTCACGCCCAGACACCCATTCCCTTTCAAAAATTCTCCCACTCCGAGGCTCGACTCCTCTCGCTCTCCGAAGACTCCAAAATCACTCTCGGCTTTCATATTCGCCTCCGTCCCCACTGGCACACCTACTGGAAGAATCCGGGGGACTCAGGAGCTCCGCCTAAATTCAAATGGAAGTTTTCCCCGGAGAGCGGTCTCAAAGAAACATCCTCCATCTCATGGCCTGTTCCTCGGCGAATCGAAGTGGCCGGTATCGTCAGCTATGCTTACGAGGGCGAAGTTCTTTTGACCCAAGAGTTCAAACTCACGGACGGAGCGGTCACTGCGGAACTCGATGCCGAGTGGTTAGTGTGTGATGATGTGTGTATCCCTCAGACGGGTCATTTTAAAATTACTGTTCCCTCGTCAGATTCTGCAGAAATCCTAACTCTATTTCGCGCCAATCAAGACCAACTTCCCGCTTCGGCGATCAGTACCGCTCCCATATCTCTCGAAAACACTTCACAAGAATCTCTCACACTGATTGTCAACTCTCCCTGGCGTTACACCCAGTTTTTCCCGGACGACACCACACTCATCCAACTCAAAAAGCCGCAGGTTCTTTTCGAAGGCTCCCAACAAAAGATTGTGTTTACGAAGACTCAACCCTCACAAAAGACTCTGGCCGGCGTTTTACAACTTGAAACTCCCGAAGGTCCTAAAAACTACGATGTAAATCTTTTTCCAGAATCGACGGTCTTCGTTCTTATGCAGTTTCTGTTGGCCGCATTTGTGGGCGGTCTTATTTTAAATCTCATGCCCTGTGTGCTCCCGATCATCGCCCTTAAGGCGTTTTCATTTGTCAAAAGTGCTCACGGCGAACGTAAAAAATTACGGTGGGAGTGCATCGCCTACACTCTAGGGATTCTCTTTTCTTTTTGGACACTGGCACTGGTGATTTATTTAT
This is a stretch of genomic DNA from Bdellovibrionales bacterium. It encodes these proteins:
- a CDS encoding fumarylacetoacetate hydrolase family protein; this translates as HKGELSLAGKIHPKAEPEIFFVTHKELSGKISVAEAMSACSEVGVALEILDSRFRGFKYFALPDVVADNSSSAFFVLGDRKPVASVKEIKNLRITIELNDDVASEAKGDAILGDPWLSLCELVSLLSQENKALPAGSIVLAGAATQAIQLEPNMRICARLDSIGTAEFIVRN
- a CDS encoding thioredoxin family protein, translated to MRYLLLLIFSGSFFSTSHAQTPIPFQKFSHSEARLLSLSEDSKITLGFHIRLRPHWHTYWKNPGDSGAPPKFKWKFSPESGLKETSSISWPVPRRIEVAGIVSYAYEGEVLLTQEFKLTDGAVTAELDAEWLVCDDVCIPQTGHFKITVPSSDSAEILTLFRANQDQLPASAISTAPISLENTSQESLTLIVNSPWRYTQFFPDDTTLIQLKKPQVLFEGSQQKIVFTKTQPSQKTLAGVLQLETPEGPKNYDVNLFPESTVFVLMQFLLAAFVGGLILNLMPCVLPIIALKAFSFVKSAHGERKKLRWECIAYTLGILFSFWTLALVIYLFQKSGRGIGWGFQLQSPVFVGALMLLFLMMAFTMLGVFNINILVPTRMQNKMSRNGLSGSFFSGLLAVIVSSPCTAPFMGGAIGFALSQPFSTVFALFTSLGLGLASPYLLLTVAPQFFARALPKPGAWMDTFKKILSLPLFLTAIWLGWIFYQQVSPTKVSAVDGIDWVEFNPAHLKENIGQRNIFVDFTADWCLSCKVNEKLVFSDKKVQEALKKNEILMIKADWTNYNADITAWLKSFNRLGVPFYLFYSKDGSVQILPEVLTPSLVLETINR